The DNA window TTCTATATGTCTTTTTTGTGGTAGGTGTTCTTTCGGGCTGTTTTTTTTGCTGACCCCTTTGCGTTTTTATTTCTTATCAATTGTACAGTTTCGAGGGTTTTCAGTTTGCGGTGAAAGCTTtctcagtggaaacaggcccttggcccaacttgcccataccggccaacatgcccagctacactagtcccacctgcccgcgtttggtccatatacctccacaCCTGTCCCATCCCGATACCTGTCTAAACCGTTTTCTCCAATGTTGGTATAGTCCCAAGCCtcaacctacctcctctggcatcgctcgttttccatacacccaccacccttcttgTGTCAAAGGGTTAACCCTCTAATCCTATTAAATTCTACCTTCACCTGAACCAAATCTGGGATATAGGCAGGAACAGTAACTGACCAGACTGAACAGTTCCATCATCATACTCTTAACCAGACCACCATTACGTCCGGAAACAGGGCGCATCTCGCCCTACCATTCCGTGCAAACATTCCTTCCAGCAGCGCATCAAGTCCCACCGCCTGCACTTATACacaccctccctccttctctcctagGCATCGCCAATTAttgtaaatgataccaacgaacctgcctcccccacttccaacacagaagctcattccacaccgctaccactctctgagtaaaagtccccccctcatattacccctaaacttctgtgccCTTAAATGCTGAAGTCATTTCCtctttttgaatcttccctattctcaaagggtttCAGACTCTGACAAACTCGAATCGATGcgcatggtgcaggctcgaagggccgaatggcctctactcctgcacctattgtctatgttttctatgattatggtgggtttgggggggggggaacttaaaACCCTCGAAACTGTATGAATTGCTAAGAATtacacctctggtcctcgattcccctactctgggcaagagactctgcatctacccgatctattcctctcatgattttatacacctctatcagatcactacCTGtgctacaatcgagccgtccacagtgtacagatacatggtcaaatgataggagcagaatcaggccattcggcccactccgccattcaatcacggctgatctatctctccctcctaaccccattctcctgccttctccacattctcccctgacacccgcactaagcgCAGTGCAATGAGTCTGCACTCCTGCATCAGCTGCCGTTTTAAAAATAGACGAGGGTGCAACTAGACTGGCGGCGTTCCGGATTCTGGCAGCCGGAACCAGCCACAGGGAACGAGAGTCTTGTTGGGGAAATCAGGACAGCCTGGcaaaggcccttcgagcctgcaccattcaccattcaatatgatcatggctgatcatccaacacagtatcctgtacctgccttttctccataccccctgatccctttagccacaagggccacatctaactccctcttaaatatagccaatgaactgtgtggcctcaactaccctctgtggcagagagttccagagattcaccactctctgtgtgaaaaaagttcttctcatctcggttttaaaggatttccccccttatccttaagctgtggccccttgtcctggacttccccaacatcgggaacaatcttcctgcatctagcctgtccaaccccttaagaattttgtaagtttctataagatcccctctcaatctcctaaattctagagagtataaaccaagtctatccagtctttcttcataagacagtcctgacatcccaggaatcagtctggggtgaaccgtctctgcactccctctatggcaataatgtccttcctctgaccacgggtgctgtctgtgtggagtttgcctgttctcacccgtgggttttcgccgggtgctctagtttcctcccaagtctaggctaattggcttgggacgagtgtaaattgtgtgtgtgtgtgtgtgtgtgcgtacagcCAGTCTTATTTAAAAATGGCCTCTAAGTTTGGAACAGCCGGGCTAGGACTGTGGGTACAAACTCTGTCTGTAATGGACACAGGACATGTGGTGGGGACCAGGGAGGTGCTGATTTTCTGCGGTTTACGTCGATTTGGGAGGATTTGGTGATTAAAATGTGTCTGCACTTATGACTCTTGCCTGTGGCTGTCTGCTAGTCGACACTAGGCATTAGGGTGCTCGAGGAAGCCACACCCTTGCCTCGGGCCTcccattcttatagaaacttacaaaattcttaaggggttggacaggctagatgcaggaagattgttcccgatgttggggaagtccaggacaaggggttacacagtttaaggataagggggaaatcctttaaaaccgagatgagaatgcatttcgttgtctctgtactgtacactgacaatgacaattaaaattgaatctgaatctgaatctgatgagaagaacttttttttccagacacagagagtggtgaatctgtggaactctctgccacaagagggtagttgaggccacagttcattggctatatttaagagggagttagatgtggcccttgtggctaaaggaatcagggggtatggagagaaggcatgtacaggatactgagttggatgatcagccatgatcatattgaatggcgaatggtgcaggctcgaagggccgaatggcctctactcctgcacctaatttctatttttctattctaTGCCATGTATATCTGTTTCTGATTCAGATTCTGTGCCGTGTACAGTAcacagacaacgaaatgcagttagcatctccctggaagagcaacagaGAATCTGGGCGATATCTAAATCTATTTACGCGCATGCagtttcctggtgggaggagtgtccctcCCTTGTaacacctcccggatggtaggagggtaaactgtctcactgcgccagagacccgggttccatcctgaccacgggtgctgtctgcgcggagtttgcacgttctccccacgtggggttttctccagtttccttccacactccacaaagagctacaggttaaattggcttctgcgagattctctgcctcggattgttaagggcttggacacacaagaggcagggaacatgttccccatgttgggaggggaggggggggtgtccagaagcagggggccacacacacacacacacgctcacacacacacacacgtacacacacagacagacacacacacacatacacgcacacgtacacacactcacacccatacacacacacacgtacacacacacacgcacacacacacacgcccacacatacacacacacgcactcacacgcgcacacacacacacctcacacacacacacacaataaggtgtaagccatttcgaactgagacgaggaaacacttttcctcacacagagagttgtgagtgtggaattctctgccacacacactcacacacactcacactcacacacacacacacgtacacacgcacacatatacacacacacacagacagacacacacacacacacacacacacacccacacacacaaacacacacacacacacacacacacacacacacacacacacacacacacacacacacacactcacacatacacacacacacacacacacgcccacgcacacacacacgcaataaggtgtaagccatttcgaactgagacgaggaaacactttttctcacacagagagttgtgagtctgtggaattctctgccccagaggccggttctctggatgctttcaatagagagctagatagggctcttaaagatagcggagtcaggggatatgaggagaaggcaggaacggggtactgataggggatgatcacattgaatggcggtgtggtgctggctcgaatagggccgaatggcctctactcctgcacctgttgtctgtaaAATTGTTGCTTGgtatgcggggtgatcgctggcaggcatgggctcgatgggccgaagggcctgttcctgtgccgtctCTCCTAAAGCCACACACTGGCGCTGAAGGTGTTAATGCtgcaggtagataaaagtgctggagaaactcagcgggtgcagcagcatctatggagcgaaggaaataggcaacgtttcgggccgaaacccttctgggaaATTCAACGGTTCGGGGTCAAAAATCCTTCTTGGAAATTGAACGGTTTCggggtcttaaggggttggacaggctagattgcaggaagattgttcccgatgttggggacagtccaggacaaggggtcacagtcttaaggataagggggaaatcctttaaaaaccgagatgaggagaacgtttttcacacagagagtggtgaatctctggcactctctgccacagagggtagttgaggccagttcattggctatatttaagagggagttagatgtggcccttgtggccaaggggatcagggggtatggagagaaggcaggtacgggatactgagttggatgatcagccatgatcatattgaatggcgaatggtgcaggctcgaagggccgaatggcctctactcctgcacctaatttctatgtttctatgaaatccttctggaaataggcaacgtttcgggcctgaaatCCTGCTGGAaattcaacgtttcgggccgaaatcctttggaaataggtaacgtttcggggcaaAATCCCTTtggaaatgggcaaagtttcggggtcgaaatccttctggaaataggcaacgttttgggcctgaaatccttctggaaattcaatgtttcgggcccgaaatccttctggaaattcaatgtttcgggcccgaaatccttctggaaataggcaacgtttcgggccgaaacccggaagggtttcggcccgaaacgttgcctatttccttcgctccacatagatgctgctgcacccgctgagttcctccagcacttttgtctaccttcgattttccagcatctgcacagttccttcttaaaacaacgGGTTAATCCCGAACCCGGACGGGCGGCCCCTTTGACTGGGTTCGAGACTTCCCTCTGAAAAGGTCTCTGCGAATTTTAAGTTGCAATTGCCGGAAAATGGCCTCGGAAACAATGAGGTGTTTGTAGCCGTCGCAGTCATTTTCCGAAACCGTGAGCAGTTGAAATATCATGAATTCCTTTACCTAATAAGGAGTTTGTGTGAAAATATCGTCTCGTGCTGGGCGTGGCCTGAGAACTGTCTCTCGagtctggctggctggctggctggctttcGTTCCGAGATCTATCTGGCTTCTTAAGTTACGAGTTTCCCCTTTGCTTCTTAAGTTACATCTGGGGGCACAGCGAGGCTTCGAGGCTTTGCCGTGAAGTTTTTTAGTTCCTTTTTAATAAGTGAATTTGGCAGGAAGcaaggactgcaaatgctgggtttAAAATCTAATTCAGACACaaacaacacacacgcacgcacgcatagcgcacacacacacacacacacacacacacacacaccacacacacatacacacacacacacatatacacatatacacacacacacacacacacacacacacacacccatatatacacacacacacacacacacatacacacacacacacatatatatagacacacacacacacacacatacacatagacacacacacacacatacatatatatacacacacacacacatatatacccacacacacacacacacacacacacacacacacacccacactcacacacacacacccacacacacactcacgtactGGACACACTCACATATACTCATGTAGCACTCACAAACACACTCGTACACTTCCAAAAACTCACTCGTGCACACACgcactgaaacatagaaattaggtgcaggagtagaggccattcggcccttcgagcctgcaccattcgccattcaatacgaccatggctgatcatccaactccagtatcctgtacctgccttctctccataccccctgaccacccGCACTAATCCAGGAGTCTCTATCCATGTCTCAAAAATGtccactgtgggccaaaggcggTGTTTGGGGGCATTTATTATCATGTTGCTCCAAGTGTTTTAGGTTtggatatgctggtttacacttgtAACTgagtctctctcctccctccctctctctcccccccctctctcctccccccctctctctctctcccccctctctctctctctctctctctctctctcccccccccccctctctctctccccctccctctctctctcctctccctctctctccctctctctctctccctctctctctccccccccccctctctctctccctctccctccctccccctcctcccctcaccccccccctctccctccccctctctccaaccccccctctctttctgtctTTCTCTTCTCCATTttctcctcgctctctctctctatctctctctcccctcctctatctatctctctactcATCTTCTCTCCTCTTTCTCGCGTCCTCCTCCCTCTCGcttcccctctcatctctcctccctcgctccgcctccctctctccctctcccccctcctctttctctctctctcccccctctatctatCTCAGCTCGTCTTTCATCTCTTTCTGTCTTTTTTccttctctctatctatctttctctctctctctcgctctctctctctatctatctctctctctctctatctctctctctatctctctccctccctctccctctctctgcccctctctctccctccctctctctctctgtccctctctctctgtccctctctctacccctctctctctctccctctctctctctctctcctctcaatatccccccctctctctctctctctctctctctcctccccctctctctctttctctctctctttcttcacctgctatatctctccctcagctctctccccctctctctctacccccctttctctctctctccctctcctcctctctctcctctctctctctctcccctctccccctcattctctcccctctcttctccctcttctccctctcccctcagccctccctcctctcccttctctctctcccccctctctctctcctctttctctctcctctccccctccctctctttctctctctctctctccccctctctctctctctctctctctctctctctctctctctctctctctctctctctctcttctttctctctctctctctctctatctctctctctcctctcctcctcccccctcccccctttctccctccctcccctctcccctttctccctatTCTCATcgatatctctctccccccttctcccctttctccctctctctcctccccccctctctctccccccctctctctatcccccccctctctctctctctccccccctttctctctctcctccccctctctctctctctccccttttctctctgtctctcctttctccctctctccctccctgtctctctctccctctcacctttctctctctctctcccctccgtctctccccctctctctcctctctctctaccccccccccccccccccccctaaatccTCTCgtcatctcctcccccctctctacctctccgtctctctccccccatctctctctccgcccccacAGGCATCCGGGGTGAAAGTGTGCGATGAGGTGGTGAACTGTTTCACCAACATGAAGGTGCGCAAGGCGTGTGCTAAGGGAGAGGCGATGAAGAGGAAGAAGGCCATCATGCTGGTCATCAACAAGACCAAGGACCTGATCATCCTGGACGAGGAGAGGCAGATCCTCATGGGCGACATCCAGCAGGGACTGATCAAAAATCCCTTCGACCACTTCATGAGCATGTTCCACACGGACCGCTGTTGCTATGCCATCTATGATGCAAACTATGAGACCAAGGAATCTAAGAAGGAGGAGCTCATCTTCATTCATTGGTACGTGCTTTaatattcttctgccttctcccctgttTGACAATGAGGATAGGGGAACTATTCATGGATTGACACAGTGacaccttcggcccaacatgtcccagctatactaggttgaacaagttagggctttattctttggagcgcagaaggttaaggggggacttgatagaggtttttaaaatgatgagagggatagacagagttgacgtggacaagcttttcccactgagagtagggaagattcaaacaaggggacatgacatgagaattaagggactgaagtttaggggtaacatgagggggaacttctttactcagagagtggtagcggtgtggaatgaggtggtggaggcaggttcgtttttatcatttaaaaataaattggatagttatatggacgggaagggaatggagggttatggtctgagcgcaggtagatgggactaggggagattatgtgttcggcacggactagaagggtcgagatggcctgtttccgtgctgtcattgttatatggtcatactagtcccacctgcctgcgcttggtccatatccctccaaacctgcgtttaagaaggaactgtgcagatgcaggagaatcgaaggtacaaaaaaaagctggagtaactcagcgggtgcagcagcatctatggagcgaaggaaataggcaacgtttcgggccgaaacccagaagggtttcggcccgaaacgttgcctatttccagaaggattcgGGTCGAAAGACAGAagaactggcagctcgttccatacacccaccaccctctgtgtgggaaaagttccctgttaaatctttcccccttcaccttgaacccgtgtgtcctctggtcctcgattccccgactctgggcaagagactctgcccggtctattcctctcgtgattttgtacacctctataagatcaccccccctcatcctcctgcgctccagggaataaagtcccagcctagtTTGGGAAcgagggtggagtgggggaggggagggggggaatggaaGGGACAGTGAGACTAAGgggactggtgtgtgtgtgtgtgtgtgtgtgtgtgtgtgtgtgtctgtctgtgtgtgtctgtctgtgtgtgtgtctgtgtgtgtgtgtgtgtgcgtgtgtgtgtgtgtgcgtgtgtctgtgcgtgtgtctgtgtgtgtgtgtgtgtgtctgtgtgtgtgtgtgtgtgtgtgtctgtgtgtgtgcgtctgtgtgtgtctgtgtgtgtgtgtgtctct is part of the Leucoraja erinacea ecotype New England unplaced genomic scaffold, Leri_hhj_1 Leri_379S, whole genome shotgun sequence genome and encodes:
- the LOC129693653 gene encoding cofilin-2-like, translated to MKVRKACAKGEAMKRKKAIMLVINKTKDLIILDEERQILMGDIQQGLIKNPFDHFMSMFHTDRCCYAIYDANYETKESKKEELIFIHWSPEGATIHDKLIYASSKDAVTKKFNGIKHEWQVNGFDDLADIQSLAAKLGSDVVAVESRHI